The genomic window CACCTCGCGCGCATCCACGGCGGGTGCAGCGGGTGCAGCGGGCGCGGCGAAGAGCGCGCCCGCGATGAGCGTGAGCGTGGGCATCACCATCGGGACATACCAGCTCCACATCTCGGCCGTGAGTTTGCGGCTTTCGTCGCTGCCCGAGGCTCCCACGATCGAGCGCATCACGAGCAGACCGACCTGGATCACGAAGAACAACACCCAGATCACCGCGAGCCAGTTCTGACAGCGTCTCCAGGTCATGGCGCACCCGCCAGTCCCGCCCAGAGCGCGCTGCGCTGCAGATGATCGCGCGCCGATATGCTGCCCGGCACGACGACCGCCGCATCCTGTCCGTCGGCTTTGCGGAATTCGTAGATGAGCACGGTGCAGCGCGTGCCGTCGGCGGTGTTGCGCGTGGAAATCGCGCTCGGCAGGCGATCCGCGCCCGGCGGCAGCTTGCTCGTGAGATCGCTGTAAGTCGCCTGCTTGCCCGACGTGACCACCGGCTGATCCGTGACGATGAACACGAGCACCTGATAAAAGCCGCTCGGCGCCGATGCGAAGCGCCGCACCACTTCCGCGATCGACCAGTTCTTGATCTCGCCGACGTTGACCGCCCAGCGATTCGGCGGCGGCATCGGCGTCCAGTCGGGACGGGTCTGCTCGACGCGCGTGACCATCGCAAAGCCGCCGGGGAAAGCGTAGAACTGACGCCAGTCGTAGCCGGCGGCATCGATCAGATCGCGCAGCGCGTCTTCGACATCGCCGAACGTCGTCGTGTGGCCCGCCTTCGCCTTGACGAACATAAGCGTAAGCGGCGAAGTCTCGGCGGACGGCGGCGGCACCGGCGAAGGAAAGCTGTTGATCCGAACCTGCTGATCGAGCTGGCCGGGTTCGTCGGCAGCAGCACCGGCGGTGGCCGTGGCGGCGGCGTCGGATATCTGAACGGGCGGAGGCGGCGACGCGGGCTGAGGCGACGGTGCGGGCGGCGGCGCGGGCGCGGTCGAACTCGACGACGTCGATCCCGACTCGGCCGTCTTCCTGCATCCGCCGAGCCATGCGACAGCCGCAACGACGAGCCACGCCAGAACCCACGCGCGGAACATCGTCTTCCTTGTCATGGCGTTCTCCTCGGCGGCAAGCGCGCGCACGCGCATTGATTAGCATAGGAGAGAAAGCCGCGGACATGGCAGAACGAAATGAAGTCGCAAGCTTCGCGGCGCTATTGCCCGCCGCCCTCGATCCGCGCCTTTTCCGACGCGATGCGCTCGGCGATCTTGCCCGCGAGATCATCGAGCGACGACGACGCCTCCACCTGGTTAATCACGAAGCGCGCCGCCGCGCCGTAGGGCTTCGGCGCTGCCGCCGACTTCTGGCCTTTGAGCTGATCGTTCGTATCGATCTGCGTGACCGGCGCGCCGGGGCTTGCCGCCAGATCCGCAAGCTGGACCGTGACGTGCGTGTTGGGCGCCTGCTTGTCCGACGAGCCCATCGACGGAAGTCCGGCGCCGAGTCCCGACGGCAACGTTTCGTCGAACTCGCCGCTCACAAGCCAGCCCGATGCCGGCAGCGCGGTTTGCGCCGCCGCGTGGCACGCCGCGACGCCGCGCGCATTCAGCGCCTTCACGATGCCTTCCGCCAACGCCGATGCGTTTTCATCCACGCGCATCGTGTTGCGTGCGGCGCGCAGCCGCGAGCCGGGAAAACGCGACGTCGCGCCTTCCTTCACCGCCGTGAAGTCGCGCACGAACACGGGCTTGCCGGTCTCCGGACAGGGCGACGGCGTCTGACCGAACGCGAGCACGGCGAACGCCGCGAGCAGCAACACGCATGCTATTTTCATCGCCTCTCTCCTAACCGCCCAGCCGTGCGAGCGCCTCGCGCATCGCGCCGATCGACACGCGCACCACGCCGTCGAGCGGCGTATCCATTTCGAGTATCAGAAACACCGCGCCCGATGCGCACAGCGCGCACGTCAGGAACGCGACGACGATCGTGCCGTTGTGCGGCGCGAGCACGCCGAACGTGCCGAAGATGATCGCGAGCCAGAACACCAGCACGAACATCACCGTCTTCGGCACCGAGCCGCCGCGTTGCAGCAGGGCGAGCGAGCGCGCGGCGAACACATCGTCGGCGATCAACAGCGCGCGGGCCCGCAACGCGTGCTGCGCATCGGTGGCGGGCGCGAGCGCCGCGATGCTGTGCTGGAATTCCTCCATGCGCCCGATGATTTCGGGGCTGTCCAGACGCGCTTCGCGAGTCCCGTCGCGCGATGCGAGCAGATCGATCCAGTCGCTGTAATTGCTTTTGAGCGTGGCGCGCAGGCCGTGCGTTTCCGGGCCGTACTGGGCGAGCGCGCTGTCGAGGCGAATCATGTTCGCCGCGTTGTGAACGAGGTCGTTGTTGACGGTATCGAACGAGGCCTTGGCGGACGAGATCAGCAGCCCGAGCACGAGCGCCGCGATGGTGGCGACGAGGCCGATCGACAGCTTGATCGCCGCCGCCGATTCGTCGCTCAGGTGATGTTCCGGCAGATAGCGGCTGATCCAGATGCCGGCCAGCGCGCTCGCGAACACGAGCAGGAACACGCCCAGCGCGAAAATCAGATGAGTCATGCCGTCCCTCGTCCGAACCGGTTCGCCTTGCCGAATGCGGCGATGATAACGCCGCCGGCGCGCACCGGCGCAATTCAGGACAGCACGACCCGGCGCACGGATTC from Caballeronia insecticola includes these protein-coding regions:
- a CDS encoding bestrophin-like domain, with translation MTHLIFALGVFLLVFASALAGIWISRYLPEHHLSDESAAAIKLSIGLVATIAALVLGLLISSAKASFDTVNNDLVHNAANMIRLDSALAQYGPETHGLRATLKSNYSDWIDLLASRDGTREARLDSPEIIGRMEEFQHSIAALAPATDAQHALRARALLIADDVFAARSLALLQRGGSVPKTVMFVLVFWLAIIFGTFGVLAPHNGTIVVAFLTCALCASGAVFLILEMDTPLDGVVRVSIGAMREALARLGG